One region of Chloroflexota bacterium genomic DNA includes:
- a CDS encoding 4Fe-4S binding protein — MPIIEHGKCNQCRMCRLLCPDLAMTLNEETGQIEIDLDFCKGCGICVAFCPKEAIKMKLEK; from the coding sequence ATGCCGATTATAGAGCACGGTAAGTGTAACCAGTGCCGGATGTGCCGACTTCTCTGTCCTGACCTGGCCATGACCCTGAATGAAGAAACAGGCCAGATTGAAATCGACCTTGATTTCTGCAAAGGTTGCGGCATTTGCGTGGCTTTTTGCCCCAAAGAAGCAATCAAGATGAAACTGGAAAAATAA
- a CDS encoding C-terminal binding protein, with product MAFKAVMVVANPMIPHDEADYRRIGVEFITSPCQTEEEIIEAARDADFVLTFKKPFTGKVMEQLTRCRMVYNIGTGYETIDLEAATEHGICVSYPDAYCSEEVAEHAMALILACARKLVRLDRAVREGKWESYEKREIRFNILPPIFPIREQTLGLIGFGRIARKLVPKARGFDMRVLAFDPYIGQDVFAEYGVEAVDLPYLIENSDFISVHAAFTSDARHMLGAEQFQKMKSTAYVINCARGEFIDEEALYDAVTRGEIAGAALDVIQEESMPSSHPLLKPDNIIITPHTAYYSEESLGRLRKRPFEEIARMVNGQWPQWLLNTEVKKKFEQRWGKQSA from the coding sequence ATGGCTTTTAAAGCAGTCATGGTGGTGGCCAACCCGATGATTCCGCATGATGAAGCGGACTACCGCAGAATCGGGGTGGAATTTATCACCAGTCCATGCCAGACGGAAGAGGAAATCATAGAAGCTGCCAGGGATGCTGATTTCGTCCTCACCTTCAAAAAACCGTTTACGGGCAAGGTCATGGAACAACTGACACGGTGCCGGATGGTCTACAACATCGGCACCGGCTACGAGACGATTGACCTGGAAGCGGCAACCGAGCACGGCATCTGCGTTTCCTATCCCGATGCTTACTGCAGTGAAGAAGTTGCCGAGCATGCCATGGCCCTGATTCTCGCCTGCGCCCGCAAGCTGGTGCGTCTGGACCGGGCGGTGAGAGAGGGGAAATGGGAGTCATATGAGAAACGTGAAATACGGTTCAATATTTTACCCCCGATTTTCCCGATTCGAGAGCAAACGCTGGGACTCATTGGTTTCGGACGGATTGCCCGGAAACTCGTCCCCAAAGCCAGGGGATTTGATATGCGGGTGCTCGCCTTCGACCCGTATATCGGCCAGGATGTCTTTGCCGAATACGGTGTGGAGGCAGTTGATTTACCGTACCTTATCGAGAATTCAGACTTTATTTCGGTGCACGCCGCCTTCACCTCCGATGCCAGGCACATGCTGGGAGCGGAACAGTTCCAGAAAATGAAATCGACAGCTTACGTCATCAACTGCGCCCGCGGTGAGTTTATCGACGAGGAAGCACTGTACGATGCCGTCACTCGAGGAGAGATTGCCGGTGCCGCGCTGGATGTGATTCAGGAAGAAAGCATGCCATCGAGCCATCCACTGCTCAAACCGGATAACATCATCATCACGCCGCACACTGCTTACTACTCTGAAGAATCCCTGGGCCGGCTCAGGAAACGGCCGTTTGAAGAGATAGCCCGCATGGTAAACGGCCAGTGGCCGCAGTGGCTGCTCAATACCGAGGTAAAGAAAAAGTTCGAGCAAAGATGGGGAAAACAGTCTGCATAA